The following proteins come from a genomic window of Trifolium pratense cultivar HEN17-A07 linkage group LG4, ARS_RC_1.1, whole genome shotgun sequence:
- the LOC123923678 gene encoding pectinesterase QRT1-like yields MMFSCRVVVVLFVLVFVMMMVEVDLVECGNGGVRNYISWEDMMVDEQRLVLKKNINHNERVIIVDQNGYGHSKTVQGAVDLVPDWNQHRVKIYIFPGIYRERVFVPITKPYISFIGRRNETASPVITWNSKSSDKGPNGQTLGTYGSATVAIDSNFFCATEVTFENTVVALAGGQGMQAVALRVNSDKAMFYRVKIKGTQDTLLDNTGTHYFYRCIIQGKVDFIFGSAKSLYEKCRLQSIAENFGAIAAHHRDSPLQDTGFSFVRCSIRGTGNILLGRAWGAYSRIIYSSCNMDDIIKPEGWSEWNHPDRRKTAVFGEYNCHGKGADRIQRVPWSKALSYGEAKPYLDINFINGNQWLRL; encoded by the exons atgatgttttcttgtagagttgtcgttgttttgtttgttttggtttttgttaTGATGATGGTTGAGGTGGATTTAGTAGAATGTGGTAATGGAGGTGTTAGGAATTATATTAGTTGGGAAGATATGATGGTTGATGAACAAAGATTAGTTCTTAAGAAGAATATTAATCATAATGAGAGAGTTATTATTGTTGATCAGAATGGATATGGACATTCTAAAACTGTTCAAGGTGCAGTTGATTTAGTTCCTGATTGGAATCAACACCGAGTCAAAATCTACATTTTTCCCGGAATTTACAG AGAAAGAGTGTTTGTGCCAATCACAAAACCTTATATATCATTTATAGGTAGAAGAAATGAAACAGCAAGTCCTGTAATTACATGGAACAGTAAATCGTCAGATAAAGGTCCAAATGGTCAAACATTGGGAACTTATGGTTCAGCAACTGTAGCAATTGATTCAAATTTTTTCTGTGCAACTGAGGTTACTTTTGAG AACACAGTGGTTGCATTAGCAGGTGGACAAGGAATGCAAGCAGTTGCACTAAGAGTAAACAGTGATAAAGCAATGTTTTATAGAGTTAAGATTAAAGGAACACAAGACACTCTCTTGGACAACACAGGAACTCACTACTTCTATAGATGTATCATCCAAGGAAAAGTTGATTTCATCTTTGGCAGTGCAAAATCACTTTATGAG AAATGTAGGCTTCAATCAATAGCTGAGAACTTTGGAGCAATTGCAGCACACCATAGAGATTCACCACTTCAAGATACAGGATTTTCTTTTGTAAGATGCAGTATTAGAGGAACAGGAAATATTTTACTCGGAAGAGCATGGGGAGCCTACTCGAGAATAATTTACTCAAGTTGTAATATGGATGATATTATTAAACCTGAAGGCTGGTCAGAATGGAATCATCCAGATAGAAGAAA GACTGCAGTGTTTGGTGAATATAATTGCCATGGAAAAGGAGCAGATAGAATACAAAGGGTACCTTGGTCAAAAGCATTAAGCTATGGAGAAGCAAAGCCTTACTTGGACATTAACTTCATAAATGGAAATCAGTGGCTCAGACTATAG